Proteins co-encoded in one Saccharomyces mikatae IFO 1815 strain IFO1815 genome assembly, chromosome: 14 genomic window:
- the MSO1 gene encoding Mso1p (similar to Saccharomyces cerevisiae MSO1 (YNR049C); ancestral locus Anc_6.375) has product MNQSSQSQEGSGRFWNKFKSSTKSLSTSLAHLSIKTEKDGDTVNTTLVHRGLVKFYENQHPFQGFPGWLGEKEDLPNERKILDTQVKHDMKKQSSHHLSSSFSHRRKASSEDPMDAPTSNEGAPEYTPASKSFQGIYNNHTSASSTTPRRASSRPTRPSAGQEFRASLGRSKTSGSFNTSSTPTPPPDTSSGVMAMKDRLKRRNNDYGF; this is encoded by the coding sequence ATGAATCAGTCATCACAGTCTCAGGAAGGTTCGGGGCGGTTTTGGAATAAGTTCAAGTCATCAACTAAATCGTTATCTACATCTTTGGCACATCTATCGATCAAAACAGAGAAAGACGGTGATACGGTAAATACTACATTGGTTCACAGGGGGCTTGTCAAATTTTATGAAAACCAGCATCCTTTCCAAGGCTTCCCAGGTTGGCTGGGGGAGAAAGAGGATTTACCAAACGAACGTAAAATACTGGATACCCAAGTGAAGCATGATATGAAAAAGCAAAGCTCCCATCATTTGTCATCATCCTTTTCCCACAGAAGGAAGGCTTCTTCAGAGGATCCGATGGATGCACCTACTTCAAATGAAGGCGCACCAGAATACACACCTGCGAGTAAATCCTTTCAAGGAATATACAATAACCATACAAGTGCTTCTAGCACGACACCGAGAAGAGCTTCCTCCCGGCCTACTAGACCTTCAGCAGGCCAAGAATTTAGGGCGAGCCTGGGTCGAAGTAAAACGTCTGGCAGTTTTAACACTTCCAGCACACCAACGCCGCCACCAGACACAAGCAGTGGAGTAATGGCAATGAAAGATCGACTAAAAAGACGCAACAATGATTATGGATTTTAG
- the LYS9 gene encoding saccharopine dehydrogenase (NADP+, L-glutamate-forming) (similar to Saccharomyces cerevisiae LYS9 (YNR050C); ancestral locus Anc_6.376), whose amino-acid sequence MGKNVLLLGSGFVAQPVIDTLAANDDITVTVACRTLANAQALAKSSGSSAISLDVTDDNALDKVLANNDVVISLIPYTFHPNVVRSAIRTKTDVVTSSYISPALRELEPEIVKAGITVMNEIGLDPGIDHLYAVKTIDEVHRAGGKLKSFLSYCGGLPAPEDSDNPLGYKFSWSSRGVLLALRNSAKYWKDGKIETVSSEDLMATAKPYFIYPGYAFVCYPNRDSTLFKELYHIPEAETVIRGTLRYQGFPEFVKALVDMGMLKDDANEIFSKPIAWNEALKQYLNAKSTSREDLIASIDSKANWKDDEDRERILSGFAWLGLFSDAKITPRGNALDTLCARLEELMQYEKDERDMVVLQHKFGIEWADGTNEIRTSTLVDYGKVGGYSSMAATVGYPVAIATKFVLDGTIKGPGLVAPYSPEINDPIMKELKDKYGIYLKEKTVA is encoded by the coding sequence ATGGGAAAGAACGTTTTGTTGCTGGGATCTGGTTTTGTAGCACAACCAGTTATCGACACTTTAGCTGCTAATGATGACATCACTGTCACTGTTGCATGTAGAACATTAGCCAATGCGCAAGCTTTGGCTAAGTCTTCTGGATCCAGTGCTATTTCATTGGACGTGACCGATGATAATGCTTTAGACAAAGTTTTGGCTAATAACGACGTTGTCATCTCGTTGATTCCATACACCTTCCATCCAAATGTTGTAAGGAGCGCGATTAGAACCAAAACTGATGTCGTCACTTCGTCTTATATCTCACCTGCGTTGAGGGAATTGGAACCAGAAATTGTGAAGGCAGGTATTACTGTTATGAACGAGATCGGGTTGGATCCAGGTATCGACCATTTGTATGCGGTCAAGACTATAGATGAAGTTCACAGAGCTGGAGGTAAGCTAAAGTCATTCTTGTCGTACTGTGGTGGGTTACCAGCACCTGAAGATTCTGATAATCCTTTGGGATACAAGTTTTCATGGTCTTCTAGAGGTGTGCTATTAGCCTTGAGAAACTCTGCCAAATACTGGAAAGACGGTAAAATTGAGACTGTCTCCTCTGAAGATTTGATGGCCACTGCTAAACCCTATTTCATCTATCCGGGCTATGCGTTTGTTTGCTACCCAAATAGAGACTctactcttttcaaagagCTATATCATATTCCAGAAGCCGAAACCGTCATTAGAGGTACTTTGAGATATCAAGGTTTCCCAGAGTTTGTCAAGGCTTTGGTTGACATGGGCATGTTGAAAGATGATGCTAATGAAATCTTTAGTAAGCCAATTGCTTGGAACGAAGCCCTAAAACAATATTTGAATGCCAAGTCTACTTCTAGAGAGGACTTGATCGCCTCGATTGATTCAAAAGCTAATTGGaaggatgatgaagacAGAGAGAGAATCCTTTCTGGATTTGCTTGGTTAGGTTTGTTCTCTGATGCTAAGATCACTCCAAGAGGTAATGCTCTGGACACTCTATGTGCTCGTTTGGAAGAATTGATGCAATACGAGAAGGACGAGAGAGATATGGTCGTACTACAACACAAATTCGGCATTGAATGGGCAGATGGGACTAACGAAATAAGAACATCCACTCTAGTCGATTATGGTAAAGTCGGCGGCTACAGTTCTATGGCAGCAACCGTCGGTTATCCAGTCGCCATTGCTACTAAATTTGTCCTGGATGGTACAATCAAGGGACCAGGTTTAGTAGCGCCATACTCGCCAGAGATTAATGACCCAATCATGAAGGAACTAAAGGACAAGTACGGTATTTATCTAAAGGAAAAAACGGTGGCTTAA
- the FPK1 gene encoding serine/threonine protein kinase FPK1 (similar to Saccharomyces cerevisiae KIN82 (YCR091W) and FPK1 (YNR047W); ancestral locus Anc_6.371) has protein sequence MAGHHHEHGHEHGCEQEHEHDSLQRPPTGSERTRSISFSKLLTRSWKRNASSSNSMSVSSVNLYSDPDNSKESDHNNSGSEGQSSRFSKLKSMFQSGNSSKNASAHNSSQSSLENDSGSSSSKLRYVKPLASVANAHPVSPPLSPTIPETDVLQTPKMVHIDQHEHEREHSHCGSPIMLSSPSLSPTVVRTGTGRRRSPSTPIMPSQNSKNNSGSSAARPTNYRHHSSSQGFSSNNPFREKAGTVRSSNPYFAYQGLPTHALSSHELDEEPQLYPNVSGIHFLSTPTSKANSLTNTRNLSNLSLNEIKENEEVQQFNNEDFFFHDIPKDASLKETSNDSPSRGTSKSPTITQSFPSIVVGLDNEYDEDSDNDNDNEKGERQMQIKSKSRNLSPIKQNGKSSTHPRTKVPLRRAASEPNGLQLVSPTSPTSSSSARKTSASTNINNKNPGQSVLPSNSFFPQEPPPKISDFQEPRRSRRLRTKSFSNKFQDIMVGPQSFEKVRLLGQGDVGKVFLVREKKTNRVYALKVLSKDEMIKRNKIKRVLTEQEILATSNHPFIVTLYHSFQSEDYLYLCMEYCMGGEFFRALQTRKTKCICEDDARFYASEVTAALEYLHLLGFIYRDLKPENILLHQSGHIMLSDFDLSIQAKDSKVPVVKGSAQSTLVDTKICSDGFRTNSFVGTEEYIAPEVIRGNGHTAAVDWWTLGILVYEMLFGFTPFKGDNTNETFTNILKNEVSFPNNNEISRTCKDLIRKLLTKNESKRLGCKMGAADVKKHPFFKKVQWSLLRNQEPPLIPVLSEDGYDFAKLSSNKKRQTSQDNHNHLDEQEKNMFEERVEYDDEVSEDDPFHDFNSMSLMEQDNNSMIYGNTNSYGKIAYTPNSNRSRSNSHRTFFKR, from the coding sequence ATGGCTGGACACCATCACGAACATGGACATGAACACGGGTGCGAGCAAGAGCATGAGCACGATTCCCTTCAACGGCCTCCTACGGGATCAGAGAGAACTAGAAGCATATCCTTCTCGAAGCTGCTTACGCGGTCGTGGAAGAGGAACGCGAGTTCATCCAACAGCATGAGTGTGTCTAGTGTGAACCTGTACTCTGATCCAGATAACTCCAAAGAATCGGATCACAATAATAGTGGCTCAGAGGGTCAGTCTTCCCGATTTTCTAAGTTGAAAAGTATGTTTCAGTCCGGTAATAGCAGCAAAAACGCCAGTGCCCATAACAGCAGCCAAAGTAGTCTTGAAAATGACTCTGGgtcatcttcatccaaATTGAGGTACGTGAAGCCACTGGCTTCTGTAGCTAATGCTCATCCAGTGTCTCCACCACTTTCTCCTACGATTCCGGAAACAGATGTCCTTCAGACGCCGAAAATGGTACATATAGATCAACATGAACACGAGCGTGAACATTCGCATTGTGGGTCCCCAATAATGCTTTCGTCACCTTCACTGAGTCCCACGGTTGTTAGGACTGGGACAGGTCGGAGAAGATCTCCTTCTACTCCAATAATGCCCAGTCAGAACTCGAAAAATAATAGTGGTAGTTCTGCTGCCAGGCCAACCAACTACCGACATCATTCGAGTTCGCAAGGCTTTTCTTCCAACAATCCTTTTAGAGAGAAAGCAGGTACAGTACGTAGTAGCAACCCATATTTTGCATATCAAGGTCTACCAACTCATGCATTGTCTTCTCATGAGCTAGATGAAGAGCCCCAATTGTATCCTAATGTCAGTggtattcattttttatccACACCCACTTCAAAGGCAAACTCTTTGACAAACACCAGAAATCTAAGCAATTTATCTCTAAACGagattaaagaaaatgaagaagtgCAACAGttcaataatgaagatttcttttttcacgATATTCCTAAAGATGCATCATTAAAGGAAACTTCGAACGACTCGCCCAGTAGAGGTACTTCAAAGAGCCCCACCATTACTCAATCGTTCCCCTCAATCGTTGTTGGACTTGATAATGAATATGACGAAGACAGTGACAATGATAACGATAATGAAAAGGGAGAACGACAGATGCAGATCAAGAGTAAATCTAGAAACCTTTCACCCATCAAACAAAATGGTAAATCATCTACCCATCCAAGAACAAAAGTACCTTTAAGAAGAGCTGCGTCCGAACCCAATGGGTTGCAGCTCGTTTCTCCTACATCACCgacttcttcatcttcagcAAGGAAAACGTCTGCATCCACTAatataaacaataaaaacCCTGGTCAATCAGTACTTCCTTCAAATTCATTTTTCCCCCAAGAGCCACCTCCCAAAATCTCAGATTTTCAAGAACCCAGGAGATCACGACGTTTAAGAACTAAGTCTTTCAGCaataaatttcaagatatcATGGTGGGACCCCAATCCTTTGAGAAAGTGAGGTTGTTGGGTCAAGGTGATGTAGGTAAGGTCTTCTTGGtaagagagaaaaagacGAACAGAGTGTATGCATTGAAAGTCTTGAGCAAAGATGAAATgattaaaagaaacaagatCAAGCGCGTTCTGACAGAACAAGAAATTCTAGCTACCAGTAATCACCCGTTTATCGTCACGCTATATCATTCGTTTCAATCTGAAGATTATTTGTACCTTTGTATGGAATACTGCATGGGTGGAGAATTTTTCAGGGCTCTACAAACAAGGAAAACCAAATGCATCTGTGAAGACGATGCCAGGTTTTATGCTAGCGAAGTGACAGCAGCGCTAGAATATTTACACTTGTTGGGTTTTATCTACAGGGATTTGAAACCtgagaatattttgttgCATCAATCTGGCCACATCATGCTTTCTGACTTCGACTTGTCTATTCAAGCCAAGGATTCCAAGGTTCCTGTTGTCAAAGGCTCCGCACAATCAACCCTTGTTGATACCAAAATATGCTCGGATGGGTTTAGGACTAATTCCTTTGTGGGAACAGAGGAATATATTGCGCCTGAGGTCATAAGAGGCAATGGTCACACCGCTGCGGTCGATTGGTGGACGCTAGGAATATTGGTTTACGAAATGTTATTCGGTTTTACCCCATTCAAAGGCGATAATACTAATGAAACCTTTACTAAcattttgaagaatgaaGTTAGTTTTCccaataataatgaaatttctAGAACTTGTAAGGATTTAATTAGAAAATTACTCACCAAAAACGAATCTAAAAGATTGGGCTGCAAAATGGGTGCAGCAGACGTGAAGAAACATCcctttttcaagaaagttCAATGGTCTTTGCtaagaaatcaagaacCACCCCTGATACCCGTGCTATCTGAAGATGGTTATGATTTTGCTAAATTGTCCTCCAACAAGAAGAGACAGACAAGTCAAGACAACCATAATCATCTCGACGagcaagagaaaaacatgTTTGAAGAACGGGTTGAGTACGATGATGAAGTCTCCGAAGATGATCCATTCCATGATTTCAACTCAATGAGTTTGATGGAACAAGACAACAACTCAATGATTTACGGTAATACAAATTCTTATGGGAAAATTGCATACACCCCAAATTCCAATAGATCGAGGAGCAACAGTCATAGgactttcttcaaaagatga
- the TRM112 gene encoding RNA methylation protein TRM112 (similar to Saccharomyces cerevisiae TRM112 (YNR046W); ancestral locus Anc_6.370) translates to MKFLTTNFLKCSVKACDTSNDNFPLQYDGSKCQLVQDGSIEFNPEFLLNIVDRVDWPAVLTVAGELGNNALPPVKPSFPSSIEELTDDDMAILNDLHTLLLQTSIAEGEMKCRNCGHIYYIKNGIPNLLLPPHLV, encoded by the coding sequence ATGAAGTTCCTAACCACAAACTTTCTAAAATGCTCCGTCAAGGCCTGTGACACCAGTAACGACAACTTTCCGCTACAATATGATGGCAGCAAATGTCAATTGGTACAGGACGGATCTATCGAGTTCAATCCAGAGTTCCTTCTGAACATTGTCGATCGTGTAGACTGGCCTGCAGTTCTGACAGTTGCCGGCGAGTTAGGGAACAACGCCTTGCCCCCTGTCAAACCCTCTTTCCCATCATCGATCGAGGAACTCACAGATGATGACATGGCCATCTTAAATGATCTGCACACATTATTGCTACAGACTTCTATCGCTGAAGGTGAAATGAAGTGCAGGAATTGCGGCCATATCTATTACATCAAGAATGGCATTCCCAACTTGCTGCTACCCCCACACCTGGTATGA
- the AGA1 gene encoding Aga1p (similar to Saccharomyces cerevisiae FIG2 (YCR089W) and AGA1 (YNR044W); ancestral locus Anc_6.367), producing MTLSSAHFTYLFTILLGLTNIALASNPETILVTVTKTNNVNGALTTTVSPALVSTSTIVQADTTTLYTTWCPLTLSATSAITASPSISYAATLSKFSTLTLSTEVCSHQVCTLSSTLPTTTLSVTSEFTSYVCPSCHSISISSTPKIKTTTATPSSVVASSTSTSTTSSAILASSSMHTTSSSTMISTSTSPSSTSTSTSTSPSSTSTSTSSTSTSPSSTSISTSSTSTSPSSTSTSTSSTSTSTSTSTTSTSPSSTSTTSISTSTSTSTSPSSTSTTSTSTSSTSTSPSSILVSISSTSIDETYSSVSSVVPSSKSAPSYTPSTHVSSVLSTSSHIMVTSTTSSAVETTTGSQSSSKITSQFTTSSKVPSFSVSTYFTTVSGVTTMYTTWCPYTSGTETTTLIKTHDRTVIDTSTCIDESCTTSQTKNIVSPSLITSTTSVATSVVTATVSSLYACSTCTEASSSYISIQSTSANSVTQETTSAQNNSGPTAASGKDFNKHATGKNYLTSSDASTTSEITATSSITSTSQEQLSSSLPSSIRSSPKYIPSSLSSSTFPSTFLSLTSSFAPTSSIVSPVFLSSSVPSSSVALLPVTTLSPLIATPSTTVASTTKSLLTSTVSSLSSSSTSIPSSLQTSVTVTRTSSSSISMQYQTSSIVTVSQYMGNGSQLHLPLGELFFAIVAVVFSAIF from the coding sequence ATGACCTTATCTTCTGCTCATTTTACCTACCTATTCACAATACTGTTGGGATTAACCAATATTGCGTTAGCATCCAACCCAGAGACAATTTTAGTGACGGTGACGAAGACAAACAATGTAAATGGGGCTCTTACTACCACAGTGTCGCCAGCGTTAGTCTCCACATCCACCATTGTTCAAGCTGACACCACCACCCTATACACGACTTGGTGTCCATTAACTTTGTCCGCTACTTCTGCAATTACAGCATCCCCTTCAATATCGTACGCTGCAACGTTATCCAAGTTTAGTACGTTGACGCTATCTACTGAAGTATGCTCACATCAGGTATGCACTTTATCGTCGACGCTACCAACTACTACCTTATCTGTCACTTCTGAGTTCACCTCATATGTTTGCCCCTCTTGTCACTCAATCTCTATCAGCTCAACACCCAAGATAAAAACTACAACTGCAACGCCATCAAGCGTGGTTGCATCGTCAACAAGTACCTCCACAACCTCATCTGCTATTTTAGCTTCTTCAAGTATGCACACAACGTCCAGTTCAACTATGATCTCGACTTCTACCTCTCCAAGCTCTACGTCGACCTCTACTTCGACCTCTCCAAGCTCGACTTCGACCTCTACAAGCTCTACTTCTACCTCTCCAAGCTCGACTTCGATCTCTACAAGCTCTACTTCTACCTCTCCAAGCTCGACTTCGACCTCTACAAGCTCGACTTCGACTTCGACTTCGACTTCGACTACTTCTACCTCTCCAAGCTCTACTTCGactacttcaatttctaCGTCGACCTCTACTTCGACCTCTCCAAGCTCCACTTCGACCACTTCGACCTCTACAAGCTCTACTTCTACTTCCCCAAGCTCAATTTTAGTCTCCATTAGCTCCACCTCTATTGATGAAACCTACTCATCAGTCTCGTCTGTAGTGCCATCATCGAAGTCTGCGCCATCATATACTCCATCCACACATGTTTCCTCCGTCCTTTCGACTTCGTCACATATTATGGTTACTTCTACCACATCTTCTGCTGTTGAAACAACTACCGGGTCCCAAAGCTCATCCAAGATTACTAGTCAATTCACAACTTCTTCCAAAGTTCCATCGTTTTCCGTGTCTACATACTTTACGACTGTTAGTGGCGTCACCACAATGTATACGACATGGTGCCCTTATACCTCAGGAACAGAGACTACCACACTAATCAAGACGCATGACAGAACTGTTATTGACACTAGCACTTGTATTGACGAGTCTTGCACGACCTCTCAAACTAAAAATATCGTATCACCCTCTTTAATCACGTCCACAACGAGCGTCGCAACTTCTGTAGTTACTGCTActgtttcttcattataTGCATGCTCCACGTGTACTGAAGCATCGAGTTCATACATTTCAATACAATCAACTTCAGCAAATTCGGTAACACAAGAAACTACATCCGCACAAAATAATTCAGGGCCAACAGCAGCTTCAGGAAAAGATTTTAATAAGCATGCTACCGGTAAAAATTATCTAACTTCTTCAGATGCATCTACCACAAGCGAAATAACTGCTACATCAAGCATTACGTCAACCTCTCAAGAACAATTATCATCCTCATTACCTTCATCTATTAGGTCGTCGCCAAAATACATTCCATCATCTTTGTCATCATCCACATTTCCCTCaacatttctttcattgaCTTCCTCTTTTGCACCTACATCATCTATCGTCAGTCCCGTATTTCTATCTAGTTCTGTACCATCATCAAGTGTCGCGCTGTTGCCAGTTACCACGCTATCACCACTCATCGCCACACCATCTACCACTGTGGCATCGACTACTAAATCTTTACTGACTTCCACAGTATCCTCCCTTTCGTCTTCATCGACATCTATTCCTTCTTCGTTACAAACTTCTGTCACTGTAACACGAACATCTTCCAGTTCAATTTCTATGCAGTACCAAACTTCGTCAATCGTAACGGTTAGCCAATACATGGGCAATGGATCGCAACTCCATTTGCCTCTAGGTGAGTTATTCTTTGCTATCGTGGCAGTTGTTTTCAGTGcaattttttaa
- the SMKI14G3650 gene encoding putative aminophospholipid translocase regulatory protein (similar to Saccharomyces cerevisiae CDC50 (YCR094W) and YNR048W; ancestral locus Anc_6.374) → MGLISRWKEKKQLSGKQNVQKSRKPANTSFRQQRLKAWQPILSPQSVLPLLILMACIFAPIGIGLVVSTISVQRLVVNYTECDALAPAKDFETIPSEYVDYHFSKKVTIQPQWMVLTDPEFGNQTCRIQFEIPNHVKKSTYVYYHLTNFNQNYREYVQSLDLNQLKGKPLIGNDLDPNCDPFRTVNNKTIFPCGLIANSMFNDTFDATFTGVDGTPDYLLTTKGIAWATDRHRYGKTGYNASDIIPPPNWSKLYPNGYTNDNVPDLQNWEEFKVWMRTAALPNFYKLAMKNETNGLRMGIYVADIKLNYPVKSYNGTKSFVLTTNSIIGAGNEALGIVYLIVAGIATLFAILFLVKVIFKPRPMHDHSYLNFETEDTTPYENSVVSVPLREIL, encoded by the coding sequence ATGGGACTTATATCGAGAtggaaagagaaaaaacaacTATCTGGCAAGCAAAATGTCCAAAAATCCAGAAAACCGGCGAACACATCGTTTAGACAACAGCGACTCAAGGCCTGGCAGCCCATCCTATCACCACAGAGCGTACTACCGTTGCTTATTTTGATGGCATGTATCTTTGCACCCATTGGTATAGGTCTGGTAGTCAGCACGATAAGTGTCCAGCGACTAGTAGTGAACTACACCGAATGTGATGCACTAGCACCAGCAAAGGATTTTGAAACGATTCCTTCCGAGTACGTGGATTATCATTTCAGTAAAAAAGTTACAATCCAGCCTCAATGGATGGTACTCACAGATCCTGAGTTCGGTAATCAAACATGTCGAATACAATTTGAAATTCCTAATCATGTTAAAAAATCTACTTATGTTTACTACCACTTAACAAATTTCAATCAAAACTATAGAGAATACGTGCAATCTCTTGATCTAAATCAATTAAAGGGTAAACCGTTGATTGGGAATGATTTAGATCCCAACTGTGACCCTTTCAGGACAGTAAATAATAAGACTATATTCCCCTGTGGATTGATAGCAAATTCAATGTTCAATGATACATTTGACGCCACATTTACTGGTGTGGATGGTACTCCAGATTACTTACTTACAACAAAAGGCATCGCATGGGCCACCGATCGTCATAGGTACGGAAAGACCGGATACAATGCGTCCGATATTATACCGCCCCCAAATTGGTCTAAATTATACCCCAATGGCTACACTAACGATAATGTTCCAGACCTGCAAAATTGGGAAGAATTTAAAGTTTGGATGAGAACTGCTGCATTGCCTAACTTCTATAAGTTggcaatgaaaaatgagACCAATGGTTTGCGTATGGGTATTTACGTTGCTGATATAAAACTAAACTACCCAGTAAAGTCCTACAATGGAACAAAATCCTTTGTACTAACCACAAACAGTATTATTGGTGCAGGGAACGAGGCGTTGGGGATTGTATATTTGATTGTTGCTGGGATTGCAACTCTTTTCGCCATTCTGTTCCTAGTTAAAGTCATTTTCAAACCAAGACCTATGCATGATCACAGTTACCTAAATTTTGAGACTGAAGATACCACACCCTATGAGAATAGTGTCGTTAGTGTTCCGTTAAGAGAAATTTTATGA
- the PET494 gene encoding Pet494p (similar to Saccharomyces cerevisiae PET494 (YNR045W); ancestral locus Anc_6.369) yields the protein MHFKKGKGSISIVWRFLWKRFYSIHSKTGMHFSRCRKKPVTNFSRENGLLLSCNGDTFPYMRTLWRYFNAPGNLMFVTTNIVTFMGIVAYNTMVTVSNERAFEEQMMAAQVSLAKQREDFETRALSLPRDTELGEEEEDIKREQPAVGHAKEDRLVQEQNAQPDSPIKHYTLRDLILNREAKIADYDSQRAKASIFHMLYAYMLYRDTIQSKTETQNHSSEEWHHEVELLAKGEQIRGSHKRIDVFYDLWNKSFDKIVTSPEKVQNFQLPNWSKYPSLLKFICTELHDNNLKTLSEFQQFYGKVRSKEVKKLLGLWLYDHSFLFPHNLYDNKSEEDFYDILINDSIQDNNVFQKYSSIVMNPYNERTQLFFPNIQTPSVNKPVPSISLETYTRLLKGYIHLQETNCKYDYNDNIFKLISILKLNCFLQRNKKKHAGASVRILLPRDEDRSQILGTISQAEKKTCYQILSKNRDVIALLKRISDIQVDS from the coding sequence ATGCATTTTAAGAAGGGGAAGGGGAGCATCAGCATAGTATGGCGATTTTTATGGAAGCGCTTTTATTCCATACATTCCAAGACGGGTATGCACTTTTCCAGATGTAGGAAGAAACCAGTAACAAACTTCTCGAGGGAAAACGGGCTCCTTCTAAGTTGCAATGGTGATACATTTCCATATATGCGTACTTTATGGAGGTATTTTAATGCACCTGGTAATTTAATGTTCGTCACAACTAATATTGTTACTTTTATGGGTATTGTTGCATATAATACAATGGTCACCGTAAGTAATGAAAGGGCATTTGAAGAGCAGATGATGGCCGCACAGGTGAGTCTAGCGAAACAGAGAGAAGATTTCGAAACCAGGGCTCTCAGTTTGCCTCGGGATACTGAATTgggagaagaagaagaagatatcaaGCGGGAGCAGCCGGCGGTAGGTCATGCCAAGGAAGATCGGTTGGTACAGGAACAGAACGCACAACCAGATTCTCCTATAAAGCACTATACATTAAGAGACTTGATCTTGAATAGAGAGGCAAAGATTGCCGATTATGATTCGCAGCGTGCGAAAGCATCCATATTCCACATGCTATATGCTTACATGCTATACAGAGACACCATTCAATCAAAAACCGAGACCCAAAACCACAGCAGTGAGGAGTGGCATCATGAAGTCGAGCTTCTGGCCAAGGGTGAACAGATACGAGGCTCCCATAAAAGAATAGACGTGTTCTATGATCTATGGAACAAGAGTTTCGATAAGATAGTTACATCGCCTGAGAAAGTCCAGAATTTCCAACTGCCGAACTGGTCCAAGTATCCTTCCTTATTGAAGTTTATATGCACCGAACTTCACGacaacaatttaaaaaCCCTAAGTgaattccaacaattttaTGGCAAGGTGCGATCAAAAGAGGTGAAAAAACTACTGGGTCTTTGGCTCTACGATcattcctttcttttccccCACAACCTCTACGACAATAAAAGCGAGGAAGATTTTTACGATATTTTAATCAACGACTCCATACAGGATAACAATGTATTCCAGAAATACTCTTCCATTGTAATGAATCCGTACAATGAACGCACACAGCTCTTTTTCCCCAATATACAGACTCCATCTGTCAACAAGCCAGTACCGAGTATATCTCTGGAAACATACACACGACTGCTCAAGGGATACATCCATCTGCAAGAAACAAACTGCAAATACGACTACAATGAcaatatattcaaattaaTCAGCATCCTCAAACTGAATTGTTTCCTCCAACGcaacaagaagaaacacGCTGGCGCCAGCGTAAGAATCCTACTGCCTAGGGATGAAGACCGCTCTCAAATACTCGGCACCATTTCGCAggctgaaaagaaaacctgCTATCAGATCTTAAGCAAGAACAGGGACGTGATTGCGCTACTGAAGCGCATTTCAGATATCCAAGTAGACTCTTAA